In Longimicrobium sp., one DNA window encodes the following:
- a CDS encoding tetratricopeptide repeat protein: MTKAEDEAPQQDGQTEAVEPARKRTRKAPAGAGGGDASPDAWLARLERAESLSAAGSHADAAEAFGTVAAGQPDNLRAVLGLGSALFALGKYEPAEKELRKALKLAADSPEVSYLLGYTLYKKGVYAAAATQLRRAVELDPDHGGAYLILGEALNQMAESDAAIQALEMAVQLSPENGKAYYAMGIAYDRKGNHDRAAEMYRLSREVVART; the protein is encoded by the coding sequence AGCTCCACAGCAGGATGGGCAGACGGAGGCCGTCGAGCCGGCCCGCAAGCGCACGCGCAAGGCGCCCGCGGGTGCGGGCGGCGGCGACGCCTCGCCCGACGCGTGGCTGGCCCGGCTGGAGCGCGCGGAGTCGCTGAGCGCCGCCGGCAGCCACGCCGACGCCGCAGAGGCGTTCGGCACCGTCGCGGCCGGGCAGCCCGACAACCTGCGCGCGGTGCTGGGGCTGGGGTCGGCGCTGTTCGCGCTGGGCAAGTACGAGCCGGCCGAGAAGGAGCTTCGCAAGGCGCTGAAGCTGGCCGCCGACTCGCCCGAGGTGAGCTACCTGCTGGGCTACACGCTCTACAAGAAGGGCGTGTACGCCGCCGCCGCCACCCAGCTGCGGCGTGCCGTGGAGCTGGACCCCGATCACGGCGGCGCCTACCTGATCCTGGGCGAGGCGCTGAACCAGATGGCCGAGTCCGACGCCGCCATCCAGGCGCTGGAGATGGCCGTGCAGCTTTCGCCCGAGAACGGCAAGGCGTACTACGCCATGGGCATCGCCTACGACCGCAAGGGCAACCACGACCGCGCGGCCGAGATGTACCGCCTGTCGCGCGAGGTGGTGGCCCGCACCTGA
- a CDS encoding LysM peptidoglycan-binding domain-containing protein produces the protein MRKAASVIAAAGLLAAAPLAAQDEQPARVHVVRPGETLWDIARAYLDDPFLWPEIFRLNTDVVEDPARIYPSERLVLPAGMQGEPAFGGPAQEQPQGPRVQFGARGEAAEVLQGDFYRASFVAREGEVRPVGRLTEPLYESVVEGRVPGQLNLYDRVFVVVDPAAVRVGDRLHFLRTDREIRGSGRVYEPTGVGTVAALDGSTATVVIVGMFDRVAPNDIAVPWERFPVAATARSRPVDADLQGRILGFGLPSPIQRTESILFLDVGRDAGVGIGDVFEAYAPPRGRDWGTRPEVSVARMQVVKVTGRTASVRVTHLAQPSIRVGLPVRRVARMP, from the coding sequence GTGAGAAAAGCCGCATCCGTCATCGCCGCCGCGGGCCTGCTCGCTGCCGCTCCACTCGCCGCGCAGGACGAGCAGCCCGCGCGCGTGCACGTGGTGCGCCCGGGCGAAACCCTGTGGGACATCGCCCGCGCCTACCTGGACGACCCGTTCCTGTGGCCGGAGATCTTCCGGCTGAACACCGACGTGGTCGAGGACCCCGCCCGCATCTACCCCTCCGAGCGGCTGGTGCTGCCTGCGGGGATGCAGGGCGAGCCGGCGTTCGGCGGGCCGGCGCAGGAGCAGCCGCAGGGGCCGCGCGTGCAGTTCGGGGCGCGCGGGGAGGCGGCCGAGGTGCTGCAGGGCGACTTCTACCGCGCCTCGTTCGTGGCCCGCGAGGGCGAGGTGAGGCCGGTGGGGCGCCTGACCGAGCCGCTGTACGAGTCGGTGGTGGAGGGGCGCGTCCCCGGCCAGCTGAACCTGTACGACCGCGTGTTCGTGGTGGTGGACCCCGCCGCGGTGCGCGTGGGCGACCGGCTTCACTTCCTGCGCACGGACCGCGAGATCCGCGGCTCCGGGCGCGTGTACGAGCCGACGGGCGTGGGAACGGTGGCGGCGCTGGACGGCTCGACGGCCACGGTGGTGATCGTGGGGATGTTCGACCGCGTGGCGCCCAACGACATCGCTGTGCCGTGGGAGCGCTTTCCCGTCGCCGCCACGGCCCGGTCGCGCCCGGTGGATGCCGACCTGCAGGGACGCATCCTGGGCTTCGGCCTGCCCAGCCCCATCCAGCGCACCGAGTCCATCCTGTTCCTGGACGTGGGCCGCGACGCGGGGGTGGGCATCGGCGACGTGTTCGAGGCCTACGCGCCGCCGCGGGGGCGCGACTGGGGAACCCGCCCCGAGGTGTCCGTCGCCCGCATGCAGGTGGTGAAGGTCACGGGACGCACCGCATCCGTGAGGGTGACGCACCTGGCCCAGCCCTCCATCCGGGTGGGGCTTCCGGTGCGCCGCGTGGCGCGCATGCCGTGA
- a CDS encoding cytochrome C assembly family protein yields the protein MSPTLALHTVALLLYAATAGMLGLSMARGGHGAPRAATPALALGVGAHGAALGAFAARHHELPLVGLGPSLSVLALLIALGSLVLALTRTSPLSLVLVPVAAALAAVAEIVGLAPGVGAQEQVYRGPWFVLHVVLAMVGYAGLTIAFAAGLMYLLQWRELKGKRFGAVFRFFPPLDTLDRIGFRALLAGLPFLTAALLLGWAWSHRFGPGMGAGNPKVVWGVVTWLVFVVALAARGRGARHPRHGAMASVIGFAIVVVAYLLLRAGENTGAGFL from the coding sequence ATGAGCCCCACGCTGGCGCTTCACACCGTGGCGCTGCTGCTGTACGCGGCGACGGCGGGAATGCTGGGGCTGTCGATGGCCCGCGGCGGCCACGGCGCTCCGCGCGCGGCCACCCCCGCGCTGGCCCTGGGCGTGGGCGCGCACGGCGCCGCGCTGGGCGCCTTCGCCGCGCGGCACCACGAGCTGCCGCTGGTGGGGCTGGGCCCGTCGCTTTCCGTGCTGGCCCTGCTGATCGCCCTGGGCTCGCTGGTCCTGGCGCTGACGCGCACGAGCCCGCTTTCGCTGGTCCTGGTCCCCGTCGCCGCGGCGCTGGCCGCCGTGGCCGAGATCGTGGGGCTGGCGCCGGGCGTGGGCGCGCAGGAGCAGGTGTACCGCGGCCCCTGGTTCGTCCTGCACGTCGTCCTCGCCATGGTGGGGTACGCGGGGCTGACCATCGCCTTCGCGGCGGGGCTGATGTACCTGCTGCAGTGGCGGGAACTCAAGGGCAAGCGCTTCGGTGCGGTGTTCCGCTTCTTTCCCCCGCTGGATACGCTGGACCGCATCGGCTTTCGCGCGCTGCTGGCCGGGCTGCCGTTCCTGACCGCGGCGCTGCTGCTGGGGTGGGCGTGGTCGCACCGCTTCGGGCCGGGGATGGGCGCGGGAAACCCCAAAGTCGTCTGGGGGGTAGTCACCTGGCTGGTGTTCGTCGTCGCCCTGGCGGCACGCGGGCGCGGCGCGCGGCATCCCCGCCACGGCGCCATGGCCTCCGTCATCGGGTTCGCGATCGTCGTCGTGGCGTACCTGCTGCTGCGCGCGGGCGAAAACACCGGCGCGGGGTTCCTGTGA